One window of the Salvia splendens isolate huo1 chromosome 1, SspV2, whole genome shotgun sequence genome contains the following:
- the LOC121749071 gene encoding kinesin-like protein KIN-14I isoform X2, which produces MAEEVLQFNVASMVEDVLQQHGKRLANTDNLASSKAEEASLRRYEAAEWVRKMVGVVLGKDLPAEPSVEDFRIGLRSGIILCTLLNKIQPASVPKVVEAPVDTVIIPDGASLTTFQYFENVRNFLAAIQDMGIPTFEVSDLEHGGDSSRIVNCIVALKSYHEWKQAGANGVWKFSGNPMPCITDDISSADLSEMGTSSSFQRLVRELLADKSAEEIPIILENIISEVKEEFERRLEKQTILISTGLQDKVVPTGKEKKDAYAEIGATSQDESDSTSCMSTEIEATSTIRKPNGGAGKNFCNEASGTLSLNHQDLQHRTVEELRKILYSTKQGMHMLQLKYQEDVDSLGKQVVRLATQASGYQKVLEENRKLYNQVQDLKGNIRVYCRVRPFLPGQANGLNILDEIVDNTLTIQSSAKHGNGKKTFTFNKAFGTNSTQEEVFADTQPLIRSVLDGYNVCIFAYGQTGSGKTYTMTGPKELTKESLGVNYRALSDLFEISEERKDMIVYNIYVQMMEIYNEQVRDLLVTDGGNKRLEIRNNSSNGINVPNANLVNVTSTSDVIDLMNLGHKNRAVGSTSMNDRSSRSHSCLTVHVEGKDLTSGTTLRGCMHLVDLAGSERCDKTDAVGERLKEAQHINRSLSALGDVIAALAQKNAHVPYRNSKLTQLLQDSLGGQAKTLMFVHISPEPDSLGETLSTLKFAERVSTVELGAAKSNKDTSAPEVKELKEQIAMLKAELARKEEAANNPGSPTSASVLARKEEAANNPGSPTSALKLTRKEEAANNPRSPTSALKLARKEEAANNPRSPTSASVLAIKEEAANNPGSPTSALKLTRKEEAANNPGSPTSALKLARKEEAANNLRSATSASVLARKEEATNNQGSPTSASKLARKEEAANNPRSPTSASVLARKEEAAYNPGSPTLASVLARKKEAANNLGSPKSASVLARKEEAANNPGSPTSSLCWKKEDQSNFCSRRFSLDSQDAWPTIQEAVSSPSRRQSLASPVNTRHSLDQNYIQKSTMVASKLKHPVAKPVKPQETRCQIPQSSGRVRGHSPLNKAARPTSTLVRRKTAGGK; this is translated from the exons ATGGCGGAAGAGGTGCTGCAATTCAATGTGGCGTCAATGGTGGAAGATGTGCTCCAGCAGCACGGCAAGAGACTTGCCAACACCGATAATCTCGCCTCTAGCAAAGCTGAAGAAGCTT CATTGAGAAGATACGAGGCGGCGGAATGGGTGAGGAAGATGGTAGGGGTGGTTTTGGGAAAAGATTTGCCTGCAGAGCCCTCTGTAGAGGACTTTAGAATTGGATTGAGAAGTGGCATTATTCTTTGCACTCTTCTTAACAAGATCCAGCCTGCTTCTGTCCCAAAA GTAGTTGAAGCACCTGTTGATACTGTCATAATTCCTGATGGTGCTTCCCTCACCACATTCCAATACTTCGAGAATGTGAGGAACTTCCTCGCCGCCATACAGGATATGGGGATTCCCACTTTCGAAGTCTCTGATTTGGAACAT GGAGGGGACTCATCCCGGATTGTGAACTGCATCGTTGCTCTCAAGTCATACCATGAGTGGAAGCAGGCCGGTGCCAATGGTGTCTGGAAGTTCAGTGGAAACCCGATGCCTTGCATCACTGATGACATTTCATCCGCTGATCTTagtgaaatg GGCACGTCTTCTTCATTTCAAAGGCTCGTGCGCGAGCTTCTTGCTGATAAGAGTGCAGAAGAAATCCCTATT ATTTTGGAGAATATTATAAGTGAAGTTAAGGAAGAGTTTGAGCGCAGGCTGGAAAAGCAAACTATATTA ATTAGCACGGGTTTGCAAGATAAGGTCGTTCCAACGGGTAAGGAGAAGAAGGATGCGTACGCAGAG ATCGGAGCAACTTCACAGGATGAGAGCGACTCGACCTCATGCATGAGTACGGAGATTGAG GCGACGTCAACTATAAGAAAACCAAACGGTGGAGCTGGAAAAAATTTCTGCAACGAGGCTTCCGGTACTCTTTCCTTGAACCATCAAGATCTCCAGCACAGGACTGTGGAG GAACTAAGGAAGATCCTCTACTCGACAAAACAAGGCATGCACATGCTCCAGCTCAAGTATCAAGAAGATGTTGATAGTCTAG GTAAACAAGTCGTGCGCCTAGCTACCCAAGCTTCTGGATACCAGAAGGTTCTTGAAGAGAACCGGAAGCTGTACAATCAAGTGCAAGACCTGAAAG gaaacatcagagtgtactgCCGTGTGCGCCCTTTCCTACCTGGGCAGGCCAATGGGTTGAACATATTAGACGAGATAGTTGACAACACGCTCACTATCCAATCAAGTGCGAAGCATGGAAATGGGAAGAAAACATTTACTTTCAACAAGGCCTTTGGTACAAACTCAACTCAAG AGGAAGTATTTGCAGATACCCAGCCACTGATCCGGTCAGTCCTTGACGGATACAATGTCTGCATATTTGCTTACGGCCAAACTGGATCAGGAAAGACCTACACAATG ACGGGGCCGAAGGAGCTGACAAAGGAAAGCTTGGGCGTAAACTACAGAGCATTGAGCGATTTATTTGAAATCTCTGAAGAGAGGAAAGACATGATTGTTTACAACATCTACGTCCAAATGATGGAAATCTACAATGAGCAGGTCCGAGATCTCCTTGTGACAGATGGTGGCAACAAGAGATTGGAGATCCGCAATAACTCCTCCAATGGCATCAATGTTCCGAATGCAAATCTAGTGAATGTGACCTCCACGTCGGATGTCATCGACCTCATGAACCTCGGCCACAAGAACCGCGCAGTGGGCTCCACCTCCATGAACGACCGGTCCAGTCGGTCCCACAG TTGCCTGACAGTTCATGTCGAAGGCAAGGACTTGACATCGGGCACGACTCTGCGGGGGTGCATGCATCTGGTGGACCTGGCCGGGAGTGAGAGATGTGACAAAACAGACGCGGTTGGGGAGAGGTTGAAGGAGGCTCAGCACATCAACCGATCTCTGTCTGCTCTAGGAGATGTGATCGCTGCTCTAGCTCAGAAGAACGCTCATGTTCCCTACCGCAACAGCAAGCTCACACAGCTGCTTCAGGACTCACTCGGAGGGCAGGCCAAGACTCTCATGTTCGTCCACATCAGCCCGGAGCCAGACTCTCTAGGAGAGACGCTCAGCACTCTCAAATTCGCGGAGCGTGTCTCCACTGTGGAGCTTGGTGCGGCTAAGTCCAACAAGGACACCTCCGCCCCTGAGGTCAAGGAGCTCAAGGAACAG ATTGCGATGCTGAAAGCGGAATTGGCACGAAAGGAAGAAGCTGCCAACAACCCGGGCAGCCCTACATCAGCATCGGTATTGGCACGAAAGGAAGAAGCTGCCAACAACCCGGGCAGCCCTACATCAGCATTGAAATTGACACGAAAGGAAGAAGCTGCCAACAACCCTCGCAGCCCTACATCAGCATTGAAATTGGCACGAAAGGAAGAAGCTGCCAACAACCCGCGCAGCCCTACATCAGCATCGGTATTGGCAATAAAGGAAGAAGCTGCCAACAACCCGGGCAGCCCTACATCAGCATTGAAATTGACACGAAAGGAAGAAGCTGCCAACAACCCGGGCAGCCCTACATCAGCATTGAAATTGGCACGAAAGGAAGAAGCTGCCAACAACCTGCGCAGCGCTACATCAGCATCGGTATTGGCACGAAAGGAAGAAGCTACCAACAACCAGGGCAGCCCTACATCAGCATCGAAATTGGCACGAAAGGAAGAAGCTGCCAACAACCCGCGCAGCCCTACATCAGCATCGGTATTGGCACGAAAGGAAGAAGCTGCCTACAACCCGGGCAGCCCTACATTAGCATCAGTATTGGCACGAAAGAAAGAAGCTGCCAACAACCTGGGCAGCCCAAAATCAGCATCGGTATTGGCACGAAAGGAAGAAGCTGCCAACAACCCGGGCAGCCCTACATCCAGTTTATGTTGGAAGAAAGAGGATCAGAGCAACTTCTGTTCAAGAAGGTTCAGTTTGGACAGCCAAGACGCATGGCCGACGATTCAGGAAGCGGTTTCAAGTCCTAGTAGAAGGCAGTCTCTGGCCTCACCAGTAAACACAAGGCACAGTCTAGACCAAAATTACATTCAGAAATCCACCATGGTCGCATCGAAGCTCAAACATCCCGTCGCCAAGCCGGTCAAGCCCCAAGAGACCAG GTGTCAGATTCCTCAGTCAAGTGGGAGGGTCCGAGGCCATTCTCCGTTGAACAAAGCTGCACGGCCAACGTCAACACTTGTGAGGCGAAAGACGGCCGGTGGGAAATGA
- the LOC121749071 gene encoding kinesin-like protein KIN-14I isoform X1, which translates to MAEEVLQFNVASMVEDVLQQHGKRLANTDNLASSKAEEASLRRYEAAEWVRKMVGVVLGKDLPAEPSVEDFRIGLRSGIILCTLLNKIQPASVPKVVEAPVDTVIIPDGASLTTFQYFENVRNFLAAIQDMGIPTFEVSDLEHGGDSSRIVNCIVALKSYHEWKQAGANGVWKFSGNPMPCITDDISSADLSEMGTSSSFQRLVRELLADKSAEEIPIILENIISEVKEEFERRLEKQTILISTGLQDKVVPTGKEKKDAYAEIGATSQDESDSTSCMSTEIEATSTIRKPNGGAGKNFCNEASGTLSLNHQDLQHRTVEELRKILYSTKQGMHMLQLKYQEDVDSLGKQVVRLATQASGYQKVLEENRKLYNQVQDLKGNIRVYCRVRPFLPGQANGLNILDEIVDNTLTIQSSAKHGNGKKTFTFNKAFGTNSTQEEVFADTQPLIRSVLDGYNVCIFAYGQTGSGKTYTMVRIELVFEPGLINAPSCYISQTLFYLQTGPKELTKESLGVNYRALSDLFEISEERKDMIVYNIYVQMMEIYNEQVRDLLVTDGGNKRLEIRNNSSNGINVPNANLVNVTSTSDVIDLMNLGHKNRAVGSTSMNDRSSRSHSCLTVHVEGKDLTSGTTLRGCMHLVDLAGSERCDKTDAVGERLKEAQHINRSLSALGDVIAALAQKNAHVPYRNSKLTQLLQDSLGGQAKTLMFVHISPEPDSLGETLSTLKFAERVSTVELGAAKSNKDTSAPEVKELKEQIAMLKAELARKEEAANNPGSPTSASVLARKEEAANNPGSPTSALKLTRKEEAANNPRSPTSALKLARKEEAANNPRSPTSASVLAIKEEAANNPGSPTSALKLTRKEEAANNPGSPTSALKLARKEEAANNLRSATSASVLARKEEATNNQGSPTSASKLARKEEAANNPRSPTSASVLARKEEAAYNPGSPTLASVLARKKEAANNLGSPKSASVLARKEEAANNPGSPTSSLCWKKEDQSNFCSRRFSLDSQDAWPTIQEAVSSPSRRQSLASPVNTRHSLDQNYIQKSTMVASKLKHPVAKPVKPQETRCQIPQSSGRVRGHSPLNKAARPTSTLVRRKTAGGK; encoded by the exons ATGGCGGAAGAGGTGCTGCAATTCAATGTGGCGTCAATGGTGGAAGATGTGCTCCAGCAGCACGGCAAGAGACTTGCCAACACCGATAATCTCGCCTCTAGCAAAGCTGAAGAAGCTT CATTGAGAAGATACGAGGCGGCGGAATGGGTGAGGAAGATGGTAGGGGTGGTTTTGGGAAAAGATTTGCCTGCAGAGCCCTCTGTAGAGGACTTTAGAATTGGATTGAGAAGTGGCATTATTCTTTGCACTCTTCTTAACAAGATCCAGCCTGCTTCTGTCCCAAAA GTAGTTGAAGCACCTGTTGATACTGTCATAATTCCTGATGGTGCTTCCCTCACCACATTCCAATACTTCGAGAATGTGAGGAACTTCCTCGCCGCCATACAGGATATGGGGATTCCCACTTTCGAAGTCTCTGATTTGGAACAT GGAGGGGACTCATCCCGGATTGTGAACTGCATCGTTGCTCTCAAGTCATACCATGAGTGGAAGCAGGCCGGTGCCAATGGTGTCTGGAAGTTCAGTGGAAACCCGATGCCTTGCATCACTGATGACATTTCATCCGCTGATCTTagtgaaatg GGCACGTCTTCTTCATTTCAAAGGCTCGTGCGCGAGCTTCTTGCTGATAAGAGTGCAGAAGAAATCCCTATT ATTTTGGAGAATATTATAAGTGAAGTTAAGGAAGAGTTTGAGCGCAGGCTGGAAAAGCAAACTATATTA ATTAGCACGGGTTTGCAAGATAAGGTCGTTCCAACGGGTAAGGAGAAGAAGGATGCGTACGCAGAG ATCGGAGCAACTTCACAGGATGAGAGCGACTCGACCTCATGCATGAGTACGGAGATTGAG GCGACGTCAACTATAAGAAAACCAAACGGTGGAGCTGGAAAAAATTTCTGCAACGAGGCTTCCGGTACTCTTTCCTTGAACCATCAAGATCTCCAGCACAGGACTGTGGAG GAACTAAGGAAGATCCTCTACTCGACAAAACAAGGCATGCACATGCTCCAGCTCAAGTATCAAGAAGATGTTGATAGTCTAG GTAAACAAGTCGTGCGCCTAGCTACCCAAGCTTCTGGATACCAGAAGGTTCTTGAAGAGAACCGGAAGCTGTACAATCAAGTGCAAGACCTGAAAG gaaacatcagagtgtactgCCGTGTGCGCCCTTTCCTACCTGGGCAGGCCAATGGGTTGAACATATTAGACGAGATAGTTGACAACACGCTCACTATCCAATCAAGTGCGAAGCATGGAAATGGGAAGAAAACATTTACTTTCAACAAGGCCTTTGGTACAAACTCAACTCAAG AGGAAGTATTTGCAGATACCCAGCCACTGATCCGGTCAGTCCTTGACGGATACAATGTCTGCATATTTGCTTACGGCCAAACTGGATCAGGAAAGACCTACACAATGGTGAGAATCGAACTTGTGTTTGAGCCAGGGCTAATCAACGCGCCTTCGTGCTATATTTCTCAAACACTTTTTTATCTGCAGACGGGGCCGAAGGAGCTGACAAAGGAAAGCTTGGGCGTAAACTACAGAGCATTGAGCGATTTATTTGAAATCTCTGAAGAGAGGAAAGACATGATTGTTTACAACATCTACGTCCAAATGATGGAAATCTACAATGAGCAGGTCCGAGATCTCCTTGTGACAGATGGTGGCAACAAGAGATTGGAGATCCGCAATAACTCCTCCAATGGCATCAATGTTCCGAATGCAAATCTAGTGAATGTGACCTCCACGTCGGATGTCATCGACCTCATGAACCTCGGCCACAAGAACCGCGCAGTGGGCTCCACCTCCATGAACGACCGGTCCAGTCGGTCCCACAG TTGCCTGACAGTTCATGTCGAAGGCAAGGACTTGACATCGGGCACGACTCTGCGGGGGTGCATGCATCTGGTGGACCTGGCCGGGAGTGAGAGATGTGACAAAACAGACGCGGTTGGGGAGAGGTTGAAGGAGGCTCAGCACATCAACCGATCTCTGTCTGCTCTAGGAGATGTGATCGCTGCTCTAGCTCAGAAGAACGCTCATGTTCCCTACCGCAACAGCAAGCTCACACAGCTGCTTCAGGACTCACTCGGAGGGCAGGCCAAGACTCTCATGTTCGTCCACATCAGCCCGGAGCCAGACTCTCTAGGAGAGACGCTCAGCACTCTCAAATTCGCGGAGCGTGTCTCCACTGTGGAGCTTGGTGCGGCTAAGTCCAACAAGGACACCTCCGCCCCTGAGGTCAAGGAGCTCAAGGAACAG ATTGCGATGCTGAAAGCGGAATTGGCACGAAAGGAAGAAGCTGCCAACAACCCGGGCAGCCCTACATCAGCATCGGTATTGGCACGAAAGGAAGAAGCTGCCAACAACCCGGGCAGCCCTACATCAGCATTGAAATTGACACGAAAGGAAGAAGCTGCCAACAACCCTCGCAGCCCTACATCAGCATTGAAATTGGCACGAAAGGAAGAAGCTGCCAACAACCCGCGCAGCCCTACATCAGCATCGGTATTGGCAATAAAGGAAGAAGCTGCCAACAACCCGGGCAGCCCTACATCAGCATTGAAATTGACACGAAAGGAAGAAGCTGCCAACAACCCGGGCAGCCCTACATCAGCATTGAAATTGGCACGAAAGGAAGAAGCTGCCAACAACCTGCGCAGCGCTACATCAGCATCGGTATTGGCACGAAAGGAAGAAGCTACCAACAACCAGGGCAGCCCTACATCAGCATCGAAATTGGCACGAAAGGAAGAAGCTGCCAACAACCCGCGCAGCCCTACATCAGCATCGGTATTGGCACGAAAGGAAGAAGCTGCCTACAACCCGGGCAGCCCTACATTAGCATCAGTATTGGCACGAAAGAAAGAAGCTGCCAACAACCTGGGCAGCCCAAAATCAGCATCGGTATTGGCACGAAAGGAAGAAGCTGCCAACAACCCGGGCAGCCCTACATCCAGTTTATGTTGGAAGAAAGAGGATCAGAGCAACTTCTGTTCAAGAAGGTTCAGTTTGGACAGCCAAGACGCATGGCCGACGATTCAGGAAGCGGTTTCAAGTCCTAGTAGAAGGCAGTCTCTGGCCTCACCAGTAAACACAAGGCACAGTCTAGACCAAAATTACATTCAGAAATCCACCATGGTCGCATCGAAGCTCAAACATCCCGTCGCCAAGCCGGTCAAGCCCCAAGAGACCAG GTGTCAGATTCCTCAGTCAAGTGGGAGGGTCCGAGGCCATTCTCCGTTGAACAAAGCTGCACGGCCAACGTCAACACTTGTGAGGCGAAAGACGGCCGGTGGGAAATGA